A genomic region of Metopolophium dirhodum isolate CAU chromosome 1, ASM1992520v1, whole genome shotgun sequence contains the following coding sequences:
- the LOC132935769 gene encoding uncharacterized protein LOC132935769, with protein MRLARRSVMPRLPGNLQELASLFDNGHLQRYNCCDITIFRSCIRDLDGKTSLIFACPVLSQSFCGTGIEELRVDATFKVVPVNMGYQLLSVHAMIQNYSIPIIFALMESKSRNSYDSVFRYVKDNLLANISPRIIISDYESTLRDVLQSYFPEARTSGCWFHHNQAVFKNMKSKGYYRLVNTNQFALQSLNLLFGLPLLPYQDIERAFQLIKMYAINHGVAMHNLFDYYERYWLRRVGTQIISVHGLPRRTNNNIESFHNKLRLKFSVTHPNLWIFLSNLSNLFNNYHVIMRQLENNLQPTRSLKAKYLSQSKRLKNATSQYDAGIRSMWQFMQLTSYTTSRYISRHINWINGVDPNSEPEVEAAAVVQPIQEPQLPIAPQVSTCIVCLNARAANIQQHIVIPCGHAWVCNNCITSLPAPTRCPLCRMEEVTFQRIFLN; from the exons ATGCGTTTGGCCCGTAGGTCAGTAATGCCTAGATTGCCTGGGAACCTTCAGGAACTAGCATCCTTATTTGATAATGGGCATCTTCAAAGATACAATTGTTGTGACATTACGATATTTAGGAGCTGTATTCGTGACCTTGATGGTAAAACTAGCCTGATATTTGCATGTCCAGTTTTGTCACAAAGTTTTTGTGGTACTGGAATTGAGGAGCTTCGTGTAGACGCTACTTTTAAAGTGGTTCCAGTAAACATGGGCTATCAATTATTGAGCGTACATGCTAtgatacaaaattat tcAATACCAATTATATTCGCACTAATGGAATCAAAGTCTAGGAATTCATATGACAGTGTATTTCGATATGTTAAAGATAATCTTTTAGCAAACATTTCTCCAAGGATTATCATAAGTGATTATGAATCTACACTTAGAGATGTTCTACAATCATATTTCCCTGAAGCTCGAACATCTGGTTGTTGGTTCCACCAtaatcaa gcagtttttaaaaatatgaaaagtaaaGGATACTATAGGCTTGTAAATACTAATCAATTTGCACTGCAAAGCTTAAACCTTTTATTTGGCCTTCCACTGCTTCCATATCAGGATATAGAAAGagcatttcaattaattaaaatgtatgcaatCAACCATGGAGTAGCGatgcataatttatttgacTATTATGAGAG GTATTGGTTGCGCCGTGTGGGAACTCAGATAATTTCAGTTCATGGACTTCCTAGgcgtacaaacaataatattgaaagtttccacaataaattaagattaaaattttCAGTGACTCATCCCAATCTATGgatatttttaa gtaatttgagtaatttatttaataattaccatgTTATAATGAGGCAGCTTGAAAATAATCTTCAACCTACTAGGAGTCTGAAGgcaaaatatttatcacaatcCAAAAGACTTAAAAATGCCACAAGCCAATACGATGCTGGGATCAGAAGTATGTGGCAGTTCATGCAATTGACTTCGTATACCACATCAAGATATATATCTCGACATATAAATTGGATCAATGGGGTAGATCCAAATTCTGAGCCAGAAGTGGAAGCTGCTGCTGTTGTACAGCCAATTCAGGAACCACAACTGCCAATAGCTCCACAAGTGTCAACGTGCATAGTATGTTTGAATGCAAGAGCAGCAAATATTCAACAGCATATTGTTATTCCTTGTGGTCATGCATGGGTTTGCAACAATTGCATTACATCCCTTCCAGCACCAACAAGATGCCCATTATGTCGAATGGAAGAAGTCACTTTTCAAagaattttcttaaattaa
- the LOC132952904 gene encoding uncharacterized protein LOC132952904, with product MASDIFITSISLFSTLIAASRILSHECTFELIKNVFDFQMPSNKDEWKNVSVAFDENWNFPHCLGSIDGKHIVLQAPINSGSEFYNYKSFFSIVLFALVDANYNFLFVDIGCQGRISDGGLFKNTELCKRMQNKSLNLPDQEPLHGRDIPIPYVFVGDKAFPLGENLMKPYTGNHPKGSIKRIFNYRLSRARRVVENAFGIVSSVFRCLRKPLLLQPETAEIIVMAIVHLHNFLRKSVASKNIYSPPGTFDFEENGEIMSGNWRLNEDGMTSMLPIRNVPRRNTTTVEEIRNELANFFMSNGKVTWQDDYA from the exons ATGGCTTCAGATATATTCATAACAtccatttcattattttcaacattaattGCAGCTTCGCGGATACTCT ccCATGAATGCACATTTgaacttattaaaaatgtatttgacttTCAG atgccATCTAATAAAGATGAATGGAAAAATGTTTCTGTAGCCTTCGATGAAAATTGGAATTTTCCACATTGTTTGGGTTCTATTGATGGGAAACATATAGTCTTACAAGCACCAATTAATAGTGGCAGCGAGTTCTATAACTATAAGTCATTTTTTAGTATAGTTTTATTCGCCTTAGTAGACGCAAATTACAATTTCTTATTTGTGGACATTGGGTGTCAAGGTCGAATTTCTGACGgtggattatttaaaaatactgaacTCTGTAAAAGAATgcaaaataaatctttaaatttaCCCGATCAAGAACCCTTGCATGGTAGAGATATACCAATACCGTATGTATTTGTTGGTGACAAAGCTTTTCCACTAGGCGAAAACCTTATGAAACCATATACTGGTAACCATCCTAAAGGCTcaattaaaagaatatttaattacagACTCAGTAGGGCAAGAAGAGTAGTTGAAAATGCGTTTGGGATTGTATCATCAGTTTTCAGGTGTTTGcgaaaaccattattattacaaccCGAAACGGCAGAAATTATAGTTATGGCAATCGTCCACCTCcacaattttttaagaaaaagcGTAgcgtcaaaaaatatttactcgcCACCGGGTACTTTTGATTTTGAAGAGAACGGTGAAATTATGTCAGGTAACTGGAGATTGAATGAAGATGGGATGACGTCAATGTTACCCATAAGAAATGTACCACGAAGAAATACAACCACAGTAGAAGAAATCAGGAATGAGTTGgctaatttttttatgtcaaaTGGTAAAGTGACATGGCAAGATGATTATGCCTAA
- the LOC132952911 gene encoding uncharacterized protein LOC132952911, with protein MSKPISDWDREKYLQLIQLYEQNPILWDAQNAQHFNKNLKNDAWLSIANQMDEDEDIVRKKMNSLNGSFRREKSKTKNSMRTGKGRDEIYKSKWFGYEHMQFLNDKDEPRKTINIFYS; from the exons ATGTCGAAGCCAATTTCTGATTGGGATCGCGAAAAGTACTTACAACTAATACAGTTATACGAACAAAATCCCATATTATGGGATGCTCAAAATgctcaacattttaataaaaatttaaaaaatgatgcaTGGTTGAGTATTGCAAATCAAATGGATGAAGATGAAGAcattgttagaaaaaaaatgaacagtCTTAATGGATCATTTCGACGCGAGAAATCTAAAACAAAGAACTCTATGCGCACAGgaaaag GCCgagatgaaatatataaatcgaAATGGTTTGGATACGAACATATGcagtttttaaatgataaagaCGAACCAAGGAAAACCATAAAC ATTTTCTattcttag
- the LOC132950327 gene encoding uncharacterized protein LOC132950327 codes for MPNMSNRLYQELHSKIFMYVHDIAWKEMELAGQEEKRLAIEKKCPASAKDMTPEEGINSKKIKSCKILDDKLHLKRTDNYYYQVQGQLHITRRMYSYFCIWTPKGFLFEIIKRDDSFWNEKMATQLTTFYMDFLLKQLIKDEY; via the exons ATGCCAAATATGTCCAACCGATTATATCAAGAACTTCATTCgaaaatttttatgtatgttCATGACATAGCTTGGAAAGAAATGGAATTAGCAGGGCAAGAAGAAAAAAGATTAGCGATCGAAAAAAAATGCCCAGCAAGTGCCAAAGATATGACTCCAGAAGAaggaataaatagtaaaaaaataaagagttgtaaaatattagatgacaaattgcatttgaaaagaacagataattactattatcaagTGCAGGGTCAACTTCACATTACTCGCAGAATGTattcttatttttgtatttggACACCGAAAg gattTTTATTCGAGATAATTAAAAGAGACGATAGTTTTTGGAATGAAAAAATGGCAACTCAGCTTACCACATTTTATATGGACTTTCTGTTAAAACAGTTAATAAAAGatgaatattaa
- the LOC132952918 gene encoding uncharacterized protein LOC132952918, which translates to MALQPYNFEPTVDDLGTDIQPQNVNNSFLEIDVSGRSKVANINNWCTCEKCCIFSNDIECVCCAEFEKVTSLRSGHKCITESDLFKKIILDEDILNITRHQIILKTKNKSKKKLLTMSILSNSSWRFICYTQYTHWINSWSSLGKGVRVVIPACVVKTIREKYPEVNGVYVGFKNGSKLPN; encoded by the exons atggccCTTCAACCATATAATTTCGAACCAACAGTGGATGATCTGGGAACAGATATCCAAccacaaaatgtaaataattcatttttggaAATCGACGTTAGTGGACGATCAAAAGTGGCCAACATAAATAATTGGTGTACGTGCGAAAAATGTTGCATTTTTAGTAACGATATTGAGTGTGTTTGTTGTGCCGAATTTGAAAAAGTTACATCTTTACGATCGGGACATAAGTGTATAACAGAGAgtgatttgtttaaaaaaataattttagacgaAGACATACTAAACATTACCCGTCAtcaaattattctaaaaacaaaaaacaaatctaaaaagAAATTACTCACTAtgtcaattttatcaaatagttCATGGAGGTTCATTTGTTACACACAATATACGCATTGGATTAATTCGTGGTCTTCATTGGGAaaag GTGTACGAGTTGTTATTCCAGCCTGTGTTGTAAAAACTATTAGAGAGAAATACCCAGAAGTGAATGGAGTTTATGTTGGATTCAAAAATGGAAGTAAATTACCCAATTag
- the LOC132934682 gene encoding TP53-regulated inhibitor of apoptosis 1-like — protein MGDNNSSPTTTKVDRLNSFHPDCDELKHKYDQCFNVWFTEHYMNGHYNNEGCNKVFELYTDCVKRGMKEYGLQYEQTTTLHLGTNKEKTTLTDTEKPK, from the exons ATGGGTGATAATAATTCTAGCCCTACTACTACAAAAGTTGATCGGCTTAACAGTTTCCATCCTGACTGCGACGAATTAAAACATAAGTATGATCAATGTTTTAATGTATGGTTTACTGAACATTATATGAATGGACATTATAACAATGAAGGATGCAATAAAGTGTTTGAGTTGTATACAGACTGTGTAAAA CGTGGTATGAAAGAATACGGATTGCAATACGAACAAACTACTACTTTACATTTGGGAACAAACAAAGAAAAAACCACACTTACGGATACAGAAAAGCCAAAATAG